In Rutidosis leptorrhynchoides isolate AG116_Rl617_1_P2 unplaced genomic scaffold, CSIRO_AGI_Rlap_v1 contig122, whole genome shotgun sequence, one genomic interval encodes:
- the LOC139881176 gene encoding uncharacterized protein: protein MAEIGSAGSMKRLNNHNYSTWSTCLESYLQGHDLWEIVDGNESTPPTEQDVAALKRWKIKAGKAMFAIKTTIEEDMLEHIRYATTPKEVWDILASKFSRKNDVRLQLLENELMSTMQNDMSINDYFTKIKSLCRKISELEPASKISEEKMRRKIIHGLRPEYRGFITAVQG, encoded by the coding sequence ATGGCGGAGATTGGAAGTGCAGGCAGCATGAAGAGGCtaaataatcataattatagtACGTGGAGTACGTGTTTGGAGTCCTACTTGCAAGGACACGATCTGTGGGAGATCGTGGATGGGAACGAGTCGACACCACCGACGGAGCAAGATGTTGCGGCTTTGaagagatggaagatcaaagctggGAAGGCGATGTTCGCGATAAAGACCACTATCGAGGAGGATATGTTGGAGCATATCAGGTACGCCACCACACCTAAAGAAGTTTGGGATATATTGGCCTCTAAATTTTCAAGAAAAAATGATGTGCGGCTCCAGTTATTAGAAAACGAGTTAATGTCAACTATGCAAAATGATATGTCCATAAATGATTACTTCACTAAGATTAAATCGTTATGCCGAAAAATCTCTGAATTAGAACCGGCATCTAAAATTAGTGAAGAGAAAATGAGAAGAAAAATCATTCATGGACTAAGGCCGGAATATAGAGGGTTTATCACGGCTGTTCAAG